Proteins encoded in a region of the Perca fluviatilis chromosome 8, GENO_Pfluv_1.0, whole genome shotgun sequence genome:
- the rxfp3.3b gene encoding relaxin-3 receptor 1, with the protein MATPELWSYNSTSAWNQSAGQERFGSLDDIDLPADGSPALRILISIVYSVVCAAGLVGNLLVFFLMKARRGRKNKRSSINLFILNLAVTDFQFVLTLPFWAVDTALDFSWPFGNAMCKIILSVTVMNMYASVFFLTAMSVTRYWSVASALKDRTRRRVCPVRWVIAGLWVSATAASLPTAVFSTVKSVAGERLCLLGFPDGQSWLALYHLQKILVAFVFPMLIVSVCYLLLLRFVRLRSMNNNQVKRRSRVTRSVTIVVLSFFVCWMPNHAITFWGVLVKFNVVNWDRTYYMVHTYIHPVTVCLAHTNSCLNPVLYCLMRREFRKKMKDLFWRISSPTGANSCPLRPFSGTVRAEPEVIPLNTVETENCRLSVLTDQGDTEALQR; encoded by the coding sequence ATGGCGACGCCAGAGCTGTGGAGCTACAACTCTACGTCCGCGTGGAACCAGTCCGCGGGACAGGAGCGCTTCGGCAGCCTGGATGACATCGACCTGCCGGCGGACGGCTCTCCGGCGCTGCGCATCCTCATCTCCATCGTGTACTCGGTGGTGTGCGCCGCCGGGCTCGTGGGCAACCTGCTCGTCTTCTTCCTGATGAAAGCGCGCCGCGGGCGCAAGAACAAGCGCTCCAGCATCAACCTGTTCATCCTCAACCTGGCCGTCACGGACTTCCAGTTCGTGCTCACGCTGCCCTTCTGGGCCGTGGACACGGCTCTGGACTTCAGCTGGCCGTTCGGCAACGCCATGTGCAAGATCATCCTCTCCGTGACGGTGATGAACATGTACGCGAGCGTGTTCTTCCTCACGGCCATGAGCGTGACCCGGTACTGGTCGGTGGCGTCGGCGCTGAAGGACCGGACCCGGCGGAGAGTGTGCCCGGTGCGGTGGGTGATCGCCGGGCTGTGGGTCTCCGCCACGGCCGCGTCTCTGCCCACCGCGGTGTTCTCCACGGTGAAGAGCGTGGCCGGGGAGCGGCTGTGCCTGCTCGGCTTCCCCGACGGCCAGTCGTGGCTCGCGCTCTACCACCTCCAGAAGATCCTCGTGGCGTTCGTGTTCCCCATGCTCATCGTGAGCGTGTgctacctgctgctgctgcggttCGTGCGCCTGCGCAGCATGAACAACAACCAGGTGAAGCGCCGGTCCCGGGTCACGCGCTCCGTCACCATCGTGGTGCTGTCCTTCTTCGTGTGCTGGATGCCCAACCACGCCATCACCttctggggcgtgctggtcAAGTTCAACGTGGTGAACTGGGACCGGACGTACTACATGGTGCACACGTACATCCACCCGGTGACCGTGTGCCTCGCGCACACCAACAGCTGCCTGAACCCGGTGCTGTACTGCCTCATGCGCCGCGAGTTCCGCAAGAAGATGAAGGACCTGTTCTGGCGGATTTCGTCGCCCACCGGGGCGAACAGCTGCCCGCTGCGGCCGTTCTCCGGCACCGTGAGAGCGGAGCCGGAGGTCATCCCGCTGAACACCGTGGAGACGGAGAACTGCAGACTGTCCGTGTTAACGGACCAGGGCGACACGGAAGCGCTGCAGAGGTAA